Below is a window of Paenibacillus bovis DNA.
GTACCGTACCTGTTATTACATGGTTCATCACGCTTCCGATGCGGAAGATCTCTGCCAGGACGTATTTATTACTATTTTCCGCAGTGACTGGCAGCAGATTCAGCAGCTGCGGGCTTGGATTATCAAAGTGGCGGTCAATCTATGTCTGAATCATCTTCGGCGTAGACGAAGCTTGCGGGACAAGCTGCTTTCCTATTCCCAGTTCTGGGCTCGTCCAGTACCGGATACACCTGACCTATTAACGGCTAATCGGGAGTCGGAAGCGGAATGGGCGATCCACTTTAGCCGATTACCAGTCAAAATCAGAACGGTGATCTCATTGCGCTATGTGCATGATCTGAGTCTGAACGAAATAGCTGGTATTCTGGAGATTCCGGTCGGCACCGTTAAATCTCGACAGCACAAGGGATTGCAACTGCTGCGACACATACTGGAGCAGCAAGGACAGCACAGCAATCTGAAAGGAGAGCACTATGAAACCTATTGAGGACGTAGTAAAGCAGCAGGTTACAAAAGAAGAACTGATCTATCCTGATTTTGATCATATGTGGACTCATATCGAGGCAGATCGGCATCCATATCCTGTGTCCCCATCTACCCAAGATGTATCTCTTCCTTTTTTGCCAAAGAAAAAAGCACGCTGGAAAAAAACTCTATTCATCACCTCCCTTAGCCTGCTTATTGCAGCTGTTCCTGTATATGCAGCTATACAGATCAATTGGAACCAGGTACTCCATGATCGCAGTGGCATACAATCTGCACTATCGCAGCAGCTGGGACAGCCTATTGAGCAATCGGTTACACATAACGGCGTAACCATGACGATTCATACTGCTGTCGTGGACGAGAATCGTACAGTTTTTTTGTACAGTCTTGATCCTGGTACCAGAACAGCACAGCATTTTGGATTTTTGCAGATGAAACTAACAGATGCCCAAGGAAAAGATATTCCGGGACTGACTATTCACCAGCAATGGGATAAGAATAGCCAGCGTTTTACAGGCTATTTGGAGACGGGATGGTCACCGCCTTCCAATACAGTATCTGTACATCTCTCTCTCAGCAATTTACAGTTCCTGCAATCTGGCAAACAAAAGCTTCATCTCAACTCCCAAACGGAGCAGCTTCAGCGCTTTGATATTCAGCAGGACGGTATGAATCAAATGGAGGTACAGATTATTCGGCAGAGCCAAGAGCAGACACTTGTTCGCTCCGCTCTTTCCTTTACAAATGAAGAAGCCAGAACATGGAGTTATCCTCAGCTTCGCCTTTATACAGCTAAAGGCAAAATCGTCCAGCCTTCTCGCAACGGAACTTATGGAGCACCTGATGAGCAAGGGCGTTATACTGCTCAGGATTATTATCTCCCTGCCGACCTGCAGCAAA
It encodes the following:
- a CDS encoding RNA polymerase sigma factor — protein: MTDKELFETYNRDVYRTCYYMVHHASDAEDLCQDVFITIFRSDWQQIQQLRAWIIKVAVNLCLNHLRRRRSLRDKLLSYSQFWARPVPDTPDLLTANRESEAEWAIHFSRLPVKIRTVISLRYVHDLSLNEIAGILEIPVGTVKSRQHKGLQLLRHILEQQGQHSNLKGEHYETY
- a CDS encoding DUF4179 domain-containing protein, translating into MKPIEDVVKQQVTKEELIYPDFDHMWTHIEADRHPYPVSPSTQDVSLPFLPKKKARWKKTLFITSLSLLIAAVPVYAAIQINWNQVLHDRSGIQSALSQQLGQPIEQSVTHNGVTMTIHTAVVDENRTVFLYSLDPGTRTAQHFGFLQMKLTDAQGKDIPGLTIHQQWDKNSQRFTGYLETGWSPPSNTVSVHLSLSNLQFLQSGKQKLHLNSQTEQLQRFDIQQDGMNQMEVQIIRQSQEQTLVRSALSFTNEEARTWSYPQLRLYTAKGKIVQPSRNGTYGAPDEQGRYTAQDYYLPADLQQKGLSYQLEYNREVQRFAGSWDFDIPLDKRKMQSDTIQQPLSVPLESGDTTIRLTHMVISPTQIRLQLNESNPDSALSFTKYNLIIDGKVLAGYAEILPDTHRDTARSSTLIFERPQGIEISNRTTLILRAQHGIVSHHGEHLSVTLPDITARHKSLHTMINGLPIKWTYYRQDGHLYVQTESSDPHFGGISQTSMMQNGEQILGQPLTINAVGDGNNKSVEVYRQFTASSAVVDILFYTAEKPDQTVDVTIPLSVPNSMQP